From one Bordetella genomosp. 9 genomic stretch:
- a CDS encoding cysteine hydrolase family protein, producing MRQPTSIYLVLDMQNDLVHADGPNGKGPLAEQVQGRQLVAKTAKAIAKARSAGIAVGFVRVGFSEGYPECPEGSQVFSAAPQLGLFKLGGWGTEIHPDLEQRVGDVQVVKHRVSPFYSTTLEVQLRAQNIQRIYCSGVSTQAVVQATVRDGHDRDYEMIVLEDLCAAHSAQEHANSMGSIARFCKVESSETVAFARP from the coding sequence ATGCGACAGCCGACTTCCATCTATCTGGTTCTGGACATGCAGAACGACCTGGTCCACGCGGATGGCCCGAATGGCAAGGGACCGTTGGCGGAGCAGGTGCAGGGGCGGCAACTCGTCGCCAAGACGGCCAAGGCCATCGCCAAGGCGCGCTCTGCCGGCATCGCCGTGGGTTTCGTGCGGGTCGGCTTTTCCGAAGGCTATCCGGAATGCCCGGAAGGCTCGCAGGTGTTCTCGGCGGCGCCGCAGCTTGGGTTGTTCAAGCTGGGTGGCTGGGGGACGGAGATCCACCCCGACCTGGAACAGCGGGTCGGCGACGTGCAGGTCGTGAAGCATCGCGTCAGTCCGTTCTATTCGACCACGCTGGAAGTGCAGCTCCGCGCGCAGAACATCCAGCGCATCTATTGCTCGGGGGTGTCGACGCAGGCGGTCGTGCAGGCCACGGTACGCGATGGGCATGATCGGGACTATGAAATGATCGTGCTGGAGGATCTTTGCGCGGCGCATAGCGCGCAGGAGCATGCCAACTCCATGGGCAGCATCGCGCGGTTCTGCAAGGTGGAATCCAGCGAGACGGTGGCGTTTGCGCGTCCCTGA
- a CDS encoding peptidase M14 has protein sequence MTVLLDRVIDRTLDDWVREFSAEEYRGARVQAWLFEDETARRAAERRLAAAGVTAVFRSAYKPLVHFFLEEVDRDGLEAVVVRYPVRQEAVQRRFTLEAYPLAGMLGDADLEFVAGDADLHYEVTLTYVDGRTETARVFAPNRVAEDHAGVVNLSPTGWVRVEGRADGVEIDEARTTEFAQVFDEIVGAVRVHPWGDKEPYFERLDIRVDIPAIECDLHYHDEVISTVEALHEDLYFGLLEIFQRHSRRPLGNRGLQPGQIVPDVRRVDGPARVRVELKPFPAVAATTPDGTGAPLDQVDGALSFGRIAYEMALIGGEPYAARTRQGRPVLCTYVKGANKPVVISGGQHANETSGVVGALRAARVLKDQPGAHFVLFASENPDGYALHRELCQHNPRHMSHAARYSALGDDLAYRERAPWYEREARRKAYEISGAELHINLHGYPAHEWTRPLSGYLPRSFELWTVPKGFFLVMRHHPGWLDEANTLLSHVTARLAERVPGLVEYNARQLRMFETHALQRNVDVMHGIPVQRTEGVGEDVPLVLISEFPDETVYGDAFRFAHAVQTETVLAGVEAYLAMTDADA, from the coding sequence ATGACTGTGTTGCTGGACAGGGTGATCGACCGCACGCTGGACGACTGGGTGCGCGAGTTTTCGGCGGAGGAATACCGCGGCGCGCGCGTGCAGGCCTGGCTGTTCGAAGACGAAACCGCCCGGCGCGCGGCGGAGCGCCGCCTGGCGGCCGCGGGCGTGACGGCGGTGTTTCGCAGCGCCTACAAGCCGCTGGTGCATTTCTTCCTGGAGGAAGTGGACCGCGATGGCCTGGAAGCCGTGGTGGTGCGCTACCCCGTGCGGCAAGAGGCGGTGCAGCGCCGTTTCACGCTGGAAGCTTATCCCCTGGCTGGCATGCTGGGCGATGCGGACCTGGAATTCGTGGCCGGCGATGCGGACCTGCACTATGAGGTGACGCTGACCTATGTCGATGGCCGCACGGAAACCGCGCGCGTATTCGCGCCGAATCGCGTCGCCGAGGACCACGCCGGCGTGGTGAACCTGTCGCCGACCGGCTGGGTGCGCGTCGAGGGACGGGCGGACGGCGTGGAGATCGACGAGGCGCGGACGACGGAGTTCGCGCAGGTGTTCGACGAGATCGTCGGGGCGGTGCGCGTACATCCGTGGGGCGACAAGGAGCCGTACTTCGAACGCCTGGACATCCGGGTCGACATCCCGGCCATCGAGTGCGACCTGCATTATCACGACGAAGTGATCAGCACGGTCGAGGCGCTGCACGAAGACCTGTATTTCGGCCTGCTGGAGATCTTCCAGCGCCATTCCCGACGTCCGCTCGGCAATCGCGGCCTGCAGCCCGGCCAGATCGTGCCGGACGTCCGGCGCGTGGATGGACCGGCCCGCGTGCGGGTCGAGCTGAAGCCGTTCCCGGCGGTGGCCGCGACGACGCCGGATGGCACGGGTGCGCCGCTGGACCAGGTGGATGGCGCGCTGTCGTTCGGGCGCATCGCCTACGAGATGGCGCTGATCGGCGGGGAGCCCTACGCGGCGCGCACCCGGCAGGGCAGACCGGTGCTGTGTACCTACGTCAAGGGTGCGAACAAGCCGGTGGTGATCTCGGGCGGCCAGCATGCCAACGAGACGTCGGGCGTGGTCGGCGCCTTGCGCGCGGCGCGGGTGCTGAAAGACCAGCCGGGGGCGCATTTCGTCCTGTTCGCGTCGGAAAACCCCGATGGCTATGCGCTGCATCGCGAACTCTGCCAGCACAACCCGCGCCATATGTCGCACGCGGCGCGCTATTCCGCGCTGGGCGATGACCTGGCGTATCGCGAGCGCGCGCCCTGGTATGAGCGTGAGGCGCGCCGCAAGGCTTACGAGATCAGCGGGGCCGAGTTGCATATCAATCTGCACGGCTATCCCGCGCATGAGTGGACGCGTCCCCTGTCCGGCTATCTCCCGCGCAGCTTCGAGCTGTGGACGGTGCCCAAGGGCTTTTTCCTGGTCATGCGGCATCATCCCGGCTGGCTGGACGAGGCGAATACGCTGCTCTCCCACGTCACGGCTCGTCTGGCGGAACGCGTGCCGGGACTGGTCGAATACAACGCGCGCCAGCTCCGCATGTTCGAAACGCATGCGCTGCAACGCAATGTCGATGTGATGCATGGGATTCCGGTGCAACGCACCGAAGGGGTGGGCGAGGATGTGCCCCTGGTACTGATATCCGAATTCCCGGACGAGACGGTGTATGGCGATGCGTTCCGTTTCGCGCATGCCGTGCAGACCGAGACGGTGCTGGCGGGCGTGGAAGCGTATCTGGCGATGACGGACGCCGACGCGTGA
- a CDS encoding ABC transporter permease, with translation MQTTLTEGAGKRRSRNRFRSLEFVMGVVLTAAVVLAVLLSGWLFPDGGEAMDLAARLTPPFQSLAHVLGTDPLGRDVLARVVVGGQISLTAGFVSVIFGALLGTVMGLIAGYYRGFWDVIVMRFADVQLALPFILVAITFISILGGGLFNVIFFMVISQWVQYARLVRGQVLALREREFVQAARAFGVRDVAMMRHHIVPNLLGPLIILMALNVATNILLESSLTFLGLGVDPTIPSWGGMLADGRTYLQTAWWVSVFPGLAIMLTVLGLNLLGDWLRDRLDPTGKV, from the coding sequence ATGCAAACGACGCTGACCGAAGGCGCGGGCAAGCGCCGCTCGCGCAACCGCTTCCGCTCGCTGGAATTCGTGATGGGCGTGGTGCTGACCGCGGCGGTGGTGCTGGCGGTGCTGCTGTCCGGCTGGCTGTTTCCCGACGGCGGCGAGGCCATGGACCTGGCCGCGCGCCTGACGCCGCCGTTCCAGAGCCTGGCGCACGTGCTGGGCACCGATCCGCTGGGCCGGGATGTGCTGGCGCGCGTGGTGGTGGGCGGGCAGATCTCCCTGACCGCCGGCTTCGTCTCGGTGATCTTCGGCGCGCTGCTCGGCACCGTCATGGGCCTGATCGCCGGCTATTACCGCGGGTTCTGGGACGTGATCGTGATGCGCTTCGCCGACGTGCAGCTGGCGCTGCCCTTCATCCTGGTGGCGATCACCTTTATCTCCATCCTGGGTGGCGGGCTCTTCAACGTGATTTTCTTCATGGTGATCTCGCAGTGGGTGCAGTACGCGCGCCTGGTGCGCGGGCAGGTGCTCGCCTTGCGGGAGCGGGAGTTCGTGCAGGCCGCGCGGGCTTTCGGCGTGCGCGACGTGGCCATGATGCGGCATCACATCGTGCCGAACCTGCTGGGCCCCCTGATCATACTGATGGCGCTGAACGTCGCCACCAACATCCTGCTGGAAAGCAGCCTGACCTTCCTGGGCCTGGGTGTGGACCCGACGATCCCCAGCTGGGGCGGGATGCTGGCCGATGGGCGCACGTATCTGCAGACCGCGTGGTGGGTCAGTGTGTTTCCCGGCCTGGCGATCATGCTGACCGTGCTGGGACTGAACCTGCTGGGCGATTGGCTGCGGGATCGCCTGGATCCGACTGGAAAGGTATAA